The following are encoded together in the Pseudodesulfovibrio indicus genome:
- a CDS encoding sigma-54-dependent Fis family transcriptional regulator, producing MHLLTREGEGFEIRRNPYMQKSCFRLPTSGGREQRGAQVDYASWKDFVDGKRAALDIDQALMDSWSRCRSQAVDPAPRRCWDFMPMDQMAGFTTTLERICGEVESTAFEIIKDKGLLITITNAEGRVARTLGDRDVLRMADSLNFGPGANWAESCVGTNAIGTALATGRPMQVFGEEHYCRSHHAWNCTAAPILDPRGNVWGSFDISGPTESDHSRALDIVLSAARALEQRLSKLYCSELEGQMASLFSSMFNSAVTGVLFLDRGGRITSANNAAERLLVGANKTLRGRKADEFFELDTYLAQAKDAVGCDPVPLKYRHGGPLFAQALPTFSAGGDWLDTIVTLTEARPTSPMVSMAPVPNSDRIKGFEHVLYVSSAMRDTIHRAANAARTPSTVLLSGESGTGKELFARGIHQAGPRAAYPFVAVNCGAFTEELVQSELFGYREGAFTGAAKRGRIGKFQKADKGVLFLDEISEMPLSQQVNLLRALEERAIVPVGGSTPLPVDVKIVAATNKDLAELVRQGKFREDLYYRLNVVGISIPPLRERASDVNLLAEYHLRQLCTRFGIPVPQIGPDAASVLSAHDWPGNVRELVNCLEYAANNLSDGWLRAENLPPYLLERTAGAQPAKETADRGFLLQDREAETIREALRFHGGNISQTAKALGIGRNTLYVKLERYGIET from the coding sequence ATGCATTTGCTCACGAGGGAAGGCGAAGGGTTCGAGATTCGTCGCAACCCGTACATGCAGAAATCCTGTTTCCGACTCCCCACCAGCGGCGGACGGGAACAGCGCGGCGCGCAGGTGGACTACGCTTCCTGGAAGGACTTTGTGGACGGCAAGCGGGCCGCCCTTGATATCGATCAGGCCCTGATGGACTCATGGAGCCGCTGCCGGAGCCAGGCGGTGGACCCGGCCCCCAGGCGGTGCTGGGACTTCATGCCCATGGACCAGATGGCGGGGTTCACCACCACCCTGGAGCGCATCTGCGGAGAGGTGGAATCCACGGCGTTCGAGATCATCAAGGACAAGGGACTGCTCATCACCATTACCAACGCGGAGGGCCGCGTGGCCCGCACCCTGGGCGACCGCGACGTCCTGCGCATGGCGGACTCCCTGAATTTCGGCCCCGGGGCCAACTGGGCGGAATCGTGCGTGGGCACCAACGCCATCGGCACGGCCCTGGCCACCGGACGGCCCATGCAGGTCTTCGGCGAGGAGCACTACTGCCGCAGCCACCACGCCTGGAACTGCACGGCGGCACCGATCCTCGACCCGCGCGGCAACGTCTGGGGCAGCTTCGACATCTCCGGTCCCACCGAATCGGACCACTCCCGCGCCCTGGACATCGTGCTCAGCGCCGCCCGCGCCCTGGAGCAGCGGCTGAGCAAACTCTACTGCTCGGAGCTGGAAGGCCAGATGGCCTCGCTCTTCTCCTCCATGTTCAACTCCGCCGTGACCGGGGTCCTGTTCCTGGACCGCGGCGGCCGGATCACCAGCGCCAACAACGCGGCCGAGCGGCTCCTGGTCGGGGCCAACAAGACCCTGCGCGGGCGCAAGGCCGATGAATTCTTCGAACTGGACACGTACCTGGCCCAGGCCAAGGACGCGGTCGGCTGCGACCCGGTCCCCCTGAAATACCGGCACGGCGGCCCCCTGTTCGCCCAGGCCTTGCCCACCTTCAGCGCGGGCGGCGACTGGCTGGACACCATCGTCACCCTGACCGAAGCACGGCCGACCAGCCCCATGGTCTCCATGGCCCCGGTCCCGAACAGCGACCGGATCAAGGGATTCGAGCACGTCCTGTACGTCAGCTCGGCCATGCGGGACACCATCCACCGCGCGGCCAACGCCGCCCGAACCCCGTCCACGGTCCTGCTGTCCGGCGAGTCCGGCACCGGCAAGGAGCTGTTCGCGCGCGGCATCCACCAGGCCGGGCCGCGCGCCGCCTACCCCTTCGTGGCCGTGAACTGCGGCGCCTTCACCGAGGAGCTGGTCCAAAGCGAGCTGTTCGGTTACCGCGAGGGGGCGTTTACCGGCGCGGCCAAGCGGGGCCGCATCGGCAAGTTCCAGAAGGCGGACAAGGGCGTCCTGTTCCTGGACGAAATCTCCGAAATGCCCCTGTCCCAGCAGGTCAACCTGCTGCGCGCCCTGGAGGAACGGGCCATCGTGCCCGTGGGCGGCTCCACCCCCCTCCCGGTGGACGTGAAGATCGTGGCCGCCACCAACAAGGATTTGGCCGAGCTCGTGCGCCAGGGGAAATTCCGCGAAGACCTCTATTACCGGCTCAACGTGGTGGGCATCTCCATCCCGCCGCTGCGCGAGCGCGCCTCGGACGTCAACCTGCTGGCCGAATACCACCTGCGCCAGCTGTGCACCCGGTTCGGCATCCCGGTTCCGCAGATCGGGCCGGACGCCGCTTCGGTGTTGTCCGCCCACGACTGGCCGGGTAACGTCCGCGAGCTGGTGAACTGCCTGGAATACGCGGCCAACAACCTGTCCGACGGCTGGCTGCGGGCCGAGAATCTGCCGCCCTACCTGCTGGAACGGACCGCCGGAGCCCAGCCCGCCAAGGAGACCGCCGACCGGGGATTCCTGCTCCAGGACCGTGAGGCCGAGACCATCCGGGAGGCCCTGCGCTTCCACGGCGGCAACATCAGCCAGACCGCCAAGGCCCTCGGCATCGGCCGCAACACCCTGTACGTCAAGCTCGAACGCTACGGCATAGAGACCTAA